The following are encoded in a window of Thermoanaerobacter ethanolicus JW 200 genomic DNA:
- a CDS encoding P-II family nitrogen regulator: MKKIEAIIRPEKLEIIKDQLSKFDIHGMTVYPVMGCGNQKGWTEVYRGNEYFINLLPKVKIEIAVTDHQAEKLVKLISEVARTGEIGDGKIFVVNLEDVIRVRTGERGEEAL; encoded by the coding sequence TTGAAGAAAATAGAAGCAATTATACGGCCGGAAAAATTAGAGATTATTAAAGACCAGTTAAGTAAATTTGATATTCACGGTATGACTGTTTATCCAGTAATGGGTTGTGGAAATCAAAAAGGCTGGACCGAGGTTTACCGTGGTAATGAATATTTTATCAATTTATTGCCTAAGGTTAAGATTGAAATTGCAGTAACTGATCATCAGGCGGAAAAGTTAGTAAAGCTGATATCAGAAGTTGCACGGACTGGAGAAATTGGAGATGGTAAAATTTTTGTGGTGAATTTAGAAGATGTGATACGAGTTCGTACTGGCGAACGAGGTGAAGAAGCACTTTAA
- a CDS encoding type 1 glutamine amidotransferase, with product MQVLIIQHVTQEGPGLIAEIFSKKGWKLDIRVMNQPGAILPKTVADYNAVIILGGPMGAYEEEKYPYLYQVQELIRDAIERRIPVLGICLGGQLIARALGATVKPNPVKEIGWYKIHLTEAGEKAFLFQDLPEEFWAFQWHGDTFELPEGALLLAEGDTCTNQAFAYQDCAWALQFHPEVTPIIVSYWTEIYQEELIEFAGPGAVAQLKEETKRLWEKNQEVFSRFWANFCRLLDV from the coding sequence ATGCAAGTTTTAATCATCCAACATGTAACTCAGGAAGGACCAGGTCTTATAGCTGAAATTTTTTCGAAGAAAGGATGGAAGTTAGATATTCGCGTAATGAATCAACCTGGAGCTATTTTACCTAAAACGGTGGCTGACTATAATGCTGTGATAATATTGGGAGGTCCAATGGGAGCATACGAAGAAGAAAAGTACCCATATCTTTATCAAGTACAAGAACTTATACGCGATGCGATAGAAAGACGAATACCAGTATTAGGAATATGTTTGGGAGGACAGCTTATTGCCAGGGCGTTGGGAGCAACAGTTAAACCTAACCCGGTAAAAGAAATTGGGTGGTATAAAATACATTTGACAGAAGCAGGGGAAAAGGCCTTTCTTTTTCAGGATTTGCCAGAAGAGTTTTGGGCTTTTCAATGGCATGGAGATACTTTTGAACTGCCTGAAGGGGCTCTTCTCCTTGCAGAAGGTGATACTTGTACTAACCAGGCTTTTGCTTATCAGGATTGTGCCTGGGCTTTACAATTTCACCCAGAAGTTACACCTATAATCGTTAGTTATTGGACTGAGATTTATCAAGAAGAACTTATAGAGTTTGCTGGACCAGGAGCAGTGGCTCAACTTAAAGAGGAGACAAAAAGGCTGTGGGAAAAGAATCAGGAAGTTTTTTCCCGTTTTTGGGCGAATTTTTGCCGACTTTTGGATGTTTAG
- a CDS encoding class II glutamine amidotransferase, protein MLKEGYVRIPSGCAISGIIDRTGRLFSGQSIADSIATMHDRSNGLGGGFAAYGIYPDFKDYFAFHMFYDDLIAKQETENILKANYIVALEEKIPTRKTAHIKNAPLIYRYFAIPRPEKLKLSELDENEFTIKFVFNINSNIPGAYVFSSGKNMGVFKAVGYPEDVANFYKLESYKGYMWLAHGRFPTNTPGWWGGAHPFNLLNISVVHNGELSSYDTNRKYLEEFGYICTLQTDTEVAAYIFDLLLRRHGLPIELACKVVASPLWKQVERMSPKEKILYTNLKIIYGRALLNGPFSMIIAYEDGFVAINDRIKLRPLTAAKKGDMIYVASEESAIRQVCKNPESVWIPRGGEPVIAELIRDNEKEMYSTKEVTA, encoded by the coding sequence ATGTTGAAGGAAGGTTATGTAAGAATACCTTCGGGATGTGCTATAAGTGGCATAATTGATCGCACTGGTCGTCTATTTTCGGGGCAATCTATAGCAGATTCCATCGCGACAATGCATGATAGATCAAATGGTCTTGGAGGTGGTTTTGCTGCATATGGCATTTATCCTGATTTTAAAGATTACTTTGCATTTCATATGTTTTATGATGATTTGATAGCTAAACAGGAAACAGAGAATATTTTAAAAGCAAATTATATAGTCGCTTTAGAAGAAAAAATACCCACACGAAAAACGGCACATATTAAAAATGCACCATTAATTTACAGATATTTTGCTATACCAAGGCCAGAGAAATTGAAATTATCAGAACTGGATGAAAATGAATTTACAATTAAATTTGTATTTAATATAAACAGTAACATACCAGGCGCATATGTTTTTTCTAGCGGGAAAAATATGGGAGTATTTAAAGCAGTAGGTTACCCAGAAGATGTTGCAAATTTTTATAAATTGGAATCTTACAAAGGATATATGTGGTTGGCTCACGGTAGATTTCCAACGAATACACCAGGATGGTGGGGTGGTGCACATCCTTTTAATCTGTTAAATATCTCTGTTGTTCACAATGGCGAGCTTTCTTCGTACGATACTAATCGTAAATATTTAGAAGAGTTTGGATATATTTGCACCTTGCAAACTGATACAGAAGTTGCGGCATACATTTTCGATCTTCTATTAAGAAGACATGGTTTACCAATAGAACTTGCATGCAAAGTAGTTGCATCGCCTTTGTGGAAGCAGGTTGAAAGGATGTCACCAAAAGAAAAAATTTTATACACTAACCTGAAAATAATTTATGGGAGAGCACTCCTAAATGGTCCATTTTCAATGATAATAGCATATGAAGATGGCTTTGTGGCAATAAACGATAGGATTAAACTAAGGCCACTTACTGCTGCAAAAAAAGGCGATATGATATATGTAGCCAGCGAAGAGTCAGCAATAAGGCAAGTATGCAAAAATCCTGAAAGCGTATGGATTCCTAGAGGTGGAGAACCTGTTATAGCTGAGCTCATACGTGACAACGAAAAAGAAATGTATTCTACAAAGGAGGTTACTGCATGA
- a CDS encoding ammonium transporter yields the protein MVKKIYLLFSLMFMFLIIPKLVFASTGKINTGDTAFVLFSAALVMIMTPGLAFFYGGMVSSKNVISTMMQSFIIIAIVSIQWILFGFSLSFGSDVGHIIGNLQWLGLKNVGFEPYDAYSATIPFMAFMIYQLMFAIITPALITGAFAERMRFGSFLLFTLLWTTLVYDPIAHWVWGNGGWLKNLGALDFAGGTVVHISSGISGLIAAILIGKRKNVNIIPHNIPMVIMGTAILWFGWFGFNAGSALAVNGIAVNAFVVTNTAAAAAALGWVIVEWKVNGKPTLFGAASGAVAGLVAITPAAGYVTVVSAIIIGVIAGILCYFSVNYLKHKFKYDDSLDAFGIHGIGGTWGAIATGIFATKVVNPAGANGLIYGNVHQFIIQIISVIAVYAFASIMTYAVLKFISLFMDLRVSEEEEESGLDISQHGEGAYNNIELKYNYFSYYDNN from the coding sequence ATGGTGAAGAAGATTTATTTGTTATTCTCTCTTATGTTTATGTTTTTAATTATACCAAAGTTAGTTTTTGCTTCTACAGGTAAAATCAATACAGGTGATACTGCTTTTGTGCTATTTTCTGCTGCGCTTGTTATGATTATGACTCCAGGACTTGCATTCTTTTACGGTGGCATGGTTAGTAGTAAAAATGTAATAAGTACCATGATGCAAAGCTTTATAATTATCGCAATAGTATCAATCCAATGGATATTATTTGGTTTTTCGTTATCGTTCGGAAGCGATGTAGGACATATAATAGGAAATTTACAATGGTTAGGGTTGAAAAATGTAGGATTTGAACCTTATGACGCATATTCTGCAACAATTCCTTTTATGGCATTTATGATTTACCAGTTGATGTTTGCAATAATTACACCTGCTCTTATAACAGGCGCTTTTGCTGAAAGAATGAGATTTGGTTCGTTTTTATTATTTACTCTATTGTGGACAACACTTGTGTATGATCCTATTGCACATTGGGTATGGGGCAACGGAGGATGGCTTAAAAATCTTGGTGCACTGGATTTTGCGGGTGGTACGGTTGTTCATATCAGTTCAGGTATTTCAGGCCTTATAGCGGCAATTTTAATTGGAAAGCGTAAAAATGTTAATATAATTCCCCATAATATACCTATGGTTATTATGGGTACAGCAATTTTATGGTTTGGATGGTTTGGCTTTAATGCAGGAAGTGCATTAGCAGTAAATGGAATAGCTGTTAATGCATTTGTAGTGACAAATACGGCGGCTGCAGCGGCTGCGCTCGGTTGGGTTATAGTTGAATGGAAAGTAAATGGCAAACCAACACTTTTTGGTGCGGCAAGTGGAGCTGTGGCAGGACTTGTTGCAATAACACCCGCTGCAGGTTATGTAACTGTGGTATCAGCAATTATAATTGGTGTTATCGCAGGAATATTGTGTTATTTCTCAGTTAATTACTTAAAGCATAAATTTAAATATGATGATTCGCTTGATGCATTTGGCATACATGGTATTGGTGGTACGTGGGGGGCTATAGCAACAGGTATATTTGCTACAAAGGTAGTAAACCCAGCAGGTGCTAATGGATTAATATATGGAAATGTACACCAATTTATAATACAAATTATAAGTGTTATTGCGGTATATGCTTTCGCAAGCATAATGACATATGCCGTACTTAAATTCATAAGTCTGTTTATGGACTTAAGAGTAAGTGAGGAAGAGGAGGAATCAGGTTTAGACATATCTCAACACGGTGAAGGAGCTTATAATAATATAGAACTTAAATATAATTATTTTAGCTATTATGATAATAATTAA
- a CDS encoding glutamine synthetase III family protein — protein sequence MAQNTLSDIFGSNVFNDSVMRERLPKATYKALRKTIDEGIPLEPAVAEVVANAMKDWAIEKGATHFTHWFQPLTGITAEKRDSFISPTQDGRVITEFSGKELIKGEPDASSFPSGGLRATFEARGYTAWDCTSPAFIKDNTLYIPTAFCSYTGEALDLKIPLLRSMEALSKQALRVLRLFGNTTAKKVITTVGPEQEYFLIDKKMYDKRKDLILTGRTLFGAKSPKGQEMEDHYFASIKERISAFMKDLDEELWKLGIPAKTKHNEVAPAQHELATVYNTANIASDHNQLTMELMKKIALRHGLVCLLHEKPFAGVNGSGKHINWSMSTDDGQNLLDPGHTPHENAQFLVFLCAVIKAIDEYADLVRVAAATPGNDHRLGANEAPPAIVSVFLGEQLTDILEQIENGGATTSKQGGVLKVGVSTLPALPKDSTDRNRTSPFAFTGNKFEFRMVGSSSSIATANFILNTIVAESLSQIADRLEKATNFDEEVQLLLKEIVKKHKRIIFNGNGYSEEWVKEAEKRGLPNIRSTVEAIPALIKEKNVKLMEKHGVLSKVELESRYEISLENYIKTINIEALTMLDIAKRQILPAVINFATKIAESINSVRATGLNVDISAQTELLEEVSSLMSEFKKNISELENAVNEASNMNSDSYSKACYYRDVIFTKMGILREIGDKLETIVDAELWPLPTYADMLFNI from the coding sequence ATGGCACAAAACACTCTAAGCGACATTTTTGGTTCAAATGTTTTTAACGATTCTGTCATGAGAGAACGCCTTCCAAAGGCAACATACAAAGCTTTAAGAAAAACAATCGATGAGGGAATTCCATTAGAACCAGCAGTTGCTGAAGTTGTAGCAAATGCAATGAAAGATTGGGCAATTGAGAAAGGAGCAACTCATTTTACTCATTGGTTCCAGCCATTAACTGGAATTACTGCTGAAAAGCGGGATTCTTTCATTTCTCCTACTCAAGATGGTAGGGTAATAACTGAATTTTCTGGAAAAGAATTAATTAAAGGCGAGCCTGATGCTTCTTCGTTTCCATCAGGTGGTTTAAGGGCTACCTTTGAAGCAAGAGGATATACAGCATGGGATTGTACATCGCCCGCTTTTATAAAAGATAATACGCTATATATCCCCACCGCTTTCTGTTCGTATACAGGCGAAGCGCTAGATTTAAAAATACCCTTACTGCGTTCTATGGAAGCTTTATCAAAACAAGCTCTTCGAGTATTAAGATTATTTGGTAATACTACAGCAAAAAAGGTTATTACAACCGTAGGACCTGAACAGGAATATTTCTTAATTGACAAAAAGATGTATGATAAGCGTAAAGATCTTATACTTACAGGAAGAACTCTATTTGGTGCTAAATCACCAAAAGGTCAAGAAATGGAAGATCATTATTTTGCTTCTATCAAAGAAAGAATATCAGCATTTATGAAAGATCTAGATGAAGAATTGTGGAAATTAGGAATTCCTGCTAAAACTAAGCATAATGAAGTTGCTCCTGCTCAGCATGAACTCGCTACAGTATACAATACAGCTAATATTGCATCAGATCATAATCAATTAACAATGGAGCTAATGAAAAAAATTGCTTTAAGGCATGGACTTGTATGCCTTTTGCATGAAAAACCTTTTGCAGGAGTCAATGGTTCCGGTAAACACATTAATTGGTCAATGAGCACCGATGATGGTCAAAATCTCTTAGATCCGGGACATACACCCCACGAAAATGCACAATTTTTAGTTTTCCTGTGTGCTGTAATCAAAGCTATCGATGAATACGCTGATTTGGTCAGAGTAGCCGCTGCAACACCAGGAAATGACCATCGTCTTGGTGCTAATGAGGCACCGCCCGCAATTGTATCAGTCTTCCTTGGCGAACAGCTTACGGATATTCTTGAACAAATCGAAAATGGTGGTGCAACAACTTCAAAACAAGGAGGAGTACTAAAAGTAGGTGTATCAACTCTTCCTGCACTACCAAAGGATTCAACAGATAGAAACAGAACATCTCCATTCGCATTTACAGGAAATAAATTTGAATTTAGAATGGTTGGTTCTTCTTCATCAATTGCAACTGCTAATTTTATATTAAACACCATTGTTGCTGAAAGTCTATCCCAGATTGCAGATAGGTTGGAAAAGGCCACAAATTTTGATGAAGAAGTGCAACTGTTGCTTAAGGAAATTGTAAAGAAGCACAAAAGAATTATATTTAATGGGAATGGTTATTCAGAAGAATGGGTAAAAGAGGCAGAAAAAAGAGGACTTCCAAATATTCGATCAACAGTTGAAGCTATTCCTGCTTTAATTAAAGAGAAGAATGTCAAACTCATGGAAAAACACGGTGTTTTAAGCAAAGTTGAGCTTGAATCGCGATATGAGATTTCTCTTGAAAATTATATAAAAACAATTAATATTGAAGCTCTGACAATGTTGGATATAGCAAAACGGCAAATACTCCCAGCTGTAATAAATTTTGCCACAAAAATCGCAGAATCAATAAATTCTGTAAGAGCAACAGGTCTAAATGTTGATATAAGTGCACAAACCGAATTGTTAGAAGAAGTTTCTTCGCTAATGAGTGAATTTAAGAAAAACATATCTGAACTTGAAAATGCAGTTAATGAAGCTTCAAATATGAATAGTGATTCTTATAGCAAGGCTTGTTATTACAGAGATGTAATATTTACAAAAATGGGTATTTTAAGAGAAATTGGCGATAAACTGGAAACAATCGTAGATGCAGAATTGTGGCCACTACCAACATATGCCGACATGTTATTTAACATTTAA
- a CDS encoding bifunctional diguanylate cyclase/phosphodiesterase, with product MEKLPSQKKNKSFIEESKKSIAYLQKREEFLSRIFENEQMLIVVWALDGRVVWFNRYTQAVIGIAVEEQTERIDVSSIIPRDTISRIKENLDDIGYKGIHYKCENPMALKDGRQIYIMWHNSIIWDDEGNRYVVSTGIDITDLKNAERRLEEANNNLVALNEELMAQQEELSAMNEELMAREEELRQNLIEIQRQQEELKRSEERYRLVVEGASDGLWDWDLITDTAYISERWKDIIGFDKEVISNYRETWTKFIHPRDVKTVINNLRNHLEKKTPFYLCEYRIKTKDGRYIWILSRGKALWDEDGRAIRMAGSHTDITERKQMESKLKYMAFYDPLTGLPRREIFMDRLKIAMADAKRNGKKLAVFFVDLDNFKTINDSLGHHIGDRLLKKIAKKLKACLRESDTVSRVGGDEFVILLPDIINMDDTNKVANRILELFNQPIKFNNHELHVTISIGIAIYPDHGKNERVIVKNADIAMYRAKRDGKNGFQYFDSITRKEVEVASTIRRDLRLALEKGQFFLCYQPLVDIRTGKVTSMEALLRWQHPKKGLISPIHFIPIAEETRQIISIGEWVLRAACRQMKEWLNMGYSGFNVSVNVSVHQLQQPDFAKVVFDILNEIELEPRYLELEITETILIEAMETVVRNLYRLKEVGVKIIIDDFGTENSSFKYLQKFTVDGLKIDRSFVSEIKVEVNKAIVDAIIFLGHRMKLGVTAEGVETKEQLDCLIESGCDKVQGYYFSKPLPPDEAIRMVQKESNYFIFNAWRNRI from the coding sequence ATGGAGAAGTTACCTAGTCAGAAGAAAAATAAGAGTTTTATTGAAGAATCAAAGAAATCAATTGCTTATCTTCAGAAGAGAGAAGAATTTTTAAGCAGAATTTTTGAAAACGAGCAGATGCTTATAGTAGTCTGGGCATTGGATGGTAGAGTAGTTTGGTTCAACAGATATACCCAGGCTGTAATTGGTATAGCGGTCGAAGAACAAACAGAGAGGATAGATGTAAGTTCAATAATTCCCAGGGACACGATAAGTCGTATAAAAGAAAATTTGGACGACATTGGATATAAAGGTATTCATTACAAATGTGAAAATCCGATGGCTTTGAAGGATGGCAGACAAATTTATATTATGTGGCATAACAGTATTATTTGGGATGATGAAGGAAACAGGTATGTTGTTTCAACTGGTATAGACATTACAGACCTAAAGAATGCTGAAAGGAGACTTGAAGAAGCAAATAATAACCTTGTTGCTTTAAACGAGGAATTGATGGCTCAACAGGAAGAGCTCTCTGCAATGAATGAAGAACTTATGGCCCGGGAAGAAGAGTTGAGGCAGAACTTAATTGAAATACAAAGGCAGCAGGAAGAATTGAAAAGAAGTGAAGAACGCTACAGATTGGTAGTTGAAGGAGCAAGCGATGGACTATGGGACTGGGATTTGATAACGGATACGGCATACATATCCGAGAGGTGGAAGGATATCATTGGCTTTGATAAAGAAGTAATAAGCAACTACCGTGAAACATGGACTAAATTCATCCATCCCAGAGATGTTAAAACCGTCATTAATAATCTACGTAATCATCTTGAGAAAAAGACACCATTTTATTTATGCGAATACAGGATCAAAACAAAAGACGGTAGATATATTTGGATTCTAAGCAGGGGAAAGGCATTGTGGGATGAAGATGGCAGAGCCATAAGAATGGCAGGGTCACACACGGATATTACTGAGCGGAAACAGATGGAAAGCAAGTTAAAATACATGGCATTCTATGATCCTTTAACTGGCCTCCCTCGCCGGGAGATTTTTATGGATAGGCTCAAAATTGCCATGGCAGATGCAAAAAGGAATGGGAAGAAACTTGCAGTGTTTTTTGTCGACCTTGATAATTTCAAAACAATCAACGACTCCCTGGGACATCATATAGGTGACAGGCTATTGAAAAAGATTGCCAAGAAACTGAAGGCGTGTCTGCGTGAATCAGATACGGTATCCAGAGTGGGCGGTGATGAGTTTGTCATTTTGTTACCTGACATAATTAATATGGACGATACGAATAAGGTTGCAAACAGAATATTGGAACTTTTCAACCAACCGATAAAGTTCAATAATCATGAATTGCATGTCACTATTAGCATAGGTATTGCCATATATCCTGACCATGGAAAAAATGAAAGAGTTATAGTCAAAAATGCAGATATAGCAATGTACAGGGCTAAAAGAGATGGAAAAAATGGTTTTCAATATTTTGACAGCATTACGAGAAAAGAAGTCGAAGTTGCCAGCACAATAAGAAGAGATTTAAGGTTGGCTTTGGAAAAAGGTCAGTTCTTTTTGTGCTATCAGCCTCTTGTTGATATAAGGACTGGTAAAGTGACGAGTATGGAGGCACTGTTGAGGTGGCAGCATCCTAAAAAAGGACTGATCAGTCCCATTCATTTTATTCCGATTGCTGAAGAGACACGACAAATAATATCTATAGGTGAATGGGTGTTAAGGGCAGCCTGCAGGCAAATGAAAGAATGGCTTAATATGGGGTATTCTGGCTTTAATGTTTCGGTGAATGTTTCAGTGCATCAGCTGCAGCAGCCTGATTTTGCAAAAGTTGTGTTTGATATACTAAACGAGATTGAACTTGAACCGAGATATTTGGAACTGGAGATTACTGAAACCATCCTTATAGAAGCAATGGAAACGGTGGTTAGAAACCTTTATCGCTTGAAAGAGGTAGGGGTCAAAATAATAATAGATGATTTCGGAACGGAAAATAGTTCTTTCAAATACCTCCAAAAATTTACGGTTGATGGTTTGAAAATTGACAGGTCATTTGTGAGCGAGATAAAGGTAGAGGTAAATAAGGCTATTGTCGATGCGATTATTTTCTTGGGGCACAGGATGAAACTCGGCGTAACTGCCGAAGGTGTGGAAACAAAAGAACAGCTTGATTGTCTTATAGAGAGCGGGTGCGACAAAGTTCAAGGTTATTATTTCAGCAAACCGTTGCCTCCGGATGAGGCCATTCGAATGGTTCAGAAAGAATCCAATTACTTCATCTTTAATGCTTGGAGAAATAGAATATAA
- a CDS encoding ISL3 family transposase: MQGNYITNFLESEEIIWEGVIENDNRIELHIKMKQKPHICPRCREITSKIHDYRVQRIKDVPLFGKPTVIVLKKRRYVCRHCGKKFYEHIDFLPRYHRMTNRLSIYILQQLKKQQSMKDISEVTGVSITTVMRLLDTIGVEPDYKTLPEVISIDEFKGNSGGRKYHCIIVDPKERKILDILKDRKQENLSEYFKRFKDRNKVKWVIIDMWRPFSDTVKTYFKGAKIAIDKFHFTRYIYWAIENVRKRIQKELPDNKRKYFKRSRKLLLAKYDTLTTEQKEELEVMFWYSDDLRIAYLLKEEFNDKVLKCKNSKEAKIELKRWIQLAKESKIDEFKRCVQVFNRWFEEITNAFDIPYTNSVTEGYNNKIKVLKRLAYGYRNFYRFRKRILYCNA, translated from the coding sequence GTGCAAGGTAATTATATCACAAATTTCCTAGAATCTGAAGAGATAATTTGGGAAGGTGTTATAGAAAATGACAACAGAATAGAACTGCATATTAAGATGAAACAGAAACCACATATTTGTCCAAGATGTAGGGAAATAACATCTAAGATTCATGATTATAGAGTACAAAGGATAAAAGATGTACCGCTATTCGGGAAACCAACAGTGATAGTACTAAAAAAGAGGAGATACGTTTGTCGCCACTGTGGCAAGAAGTTCTATGAACATATAGACTTTCTGCCGCGCTATCATAGAATGACCAACAGATTATCTATTTACATACTACAACAACTAAAAAAACAACAAAGCATGAAAGATATATCTGAAGTTACAGGAGTATCAATTACGACTGTGATGAGACTTTTAGACACAATAGGAGTAGAACCTGATTATAAAACATTACCGGAAGTTATCAGTATAGACGAATTCAAAGGGAACTCTGGAGGCAGGAAATATCATTGCATTATTGTAGACCCAAAAGAAAGAAAAATATTAGATATTTTAAAAGACAGAAAACAAGAGAATTTAAGTGAATATTTCAAAAGATTTAAAGACAGGAATAAAGTAAAGTGGGTTATTATAGACATGTGGAGGCCTTTTTCAGATACAGTAAAAACATATTTCAAAGGAGCTAAAATAGCAATAGACAAATTTCATTTTACAAGGTACATATATTGGGCGATAGAAAATGTAAGAAAGAGAATACAAAAAGAGCTACCAGACAATAAAAGAAAATATTTCAAAAGAAGCCGTAAGCTACTTCTTGCAAAATATGATACTTTAACAACAGAACAAAAAGAAGAATTGGAAGTAATGTTCTGGTACAGTGACGACTTAAGGATAGCATACCTTTTAAAAGAAGAATTTAATGATAAAGTATTAAAATGCAAAAATTCAAAGGAGGCAAAAATAGAATTAAAAAGATGGATACAGTTAGCTAAAGAAAGCAAAATTGATGAATTTAAAAGATGTGTGCAAGTATTTAACCGTTGGTTTGAAGAAATAACAAATGCCTTTGATATACCTTACACTAATTCTGTAACAGAAGGTTACAATAATAAAATTAAAGTACTAAAAAGGCTTGCATATGGCTATAGAAATTTTTATCGATTCAGGAAAAGGATATTATATTGCAATGCTTGA
- a CDS encoding flagellar assembly protein A, giving the protein MKIELSDILKKMGVIVEISDDEMIVTLKKTLFSSWGDVDIHEFLNILESDLRKNGIIVSVDKSALISVYTQNKKEAVIARGIPYKSGRDGYLEFIIKTDKPRILYTETFSEEDIFKMASIPFARKGDVIGKLHKPIKGENGISVRGRIIHAPPVRDVEVKILSDSIVFKEDEDKIVAIADIRPVVHKKDENDKFVYFFNSIPMLIYEGSITKNSRSVTFDGDIIINGNVEKGNQIIASGNVQILGSVYESVVQGGQNIIIHGGIVDSQLHAGFLPGNIFDKIELHAVNLIVEKLSAIFVHIKELPTVMNNSRHLSEKIKLIETLKEELKTSSREISMIRSSNVLQNLLEHLKSLVKTLNNILDYDIIGLIKHLNSLKEIYEKILFISRILAEEHENKGRILAKWVHDSKIYAMKDVIITSEAGCYNTKISTNGSVSINGKVKMSTIEFDKNIFVKEAGSHGVGSYVLLKGSKNSIVKILYGYEGVELYFDKIGYKLKNGEKIKLYLDKDEKVVEDII; this is encoded by the coding sequence ATGAAAATAGAATTAAGTGATATTTTGAAGAAAATGGGTGTTATTGTAGAAATTTCGGATGATGAAATGATTGTAACCTTAAAAAAAACCCTTTTTTCTTCCTGGGGTGATGTAGATATTCATGAATTTTTAAATATACTGGAAAGCGATCTTCGTAAGAATGGAATTATAGTGAGTGTAGATAAAAGTGCGTTAATTAGCGTATATACCCAAAATAAAAAAGAAGCAGTAATAGCAAGAGGAATACCATATAAAAGTGGCAGGGATGGTTATCTGGAATTTATTATAAAAACCGATAAACCGAGAATTCTTTATACCGAAACATTCTCTGAAGAAGATATATTTAAGATGGCAAGTATACCCTTTGCAAGAAAAGGTGATGTTATCGGAAAACTACATAAACCCATAAAAGGTGAAAATGGAATTAGCGTAAGAGGTAGAATTATACATGCACCGCCTGTAAGAGATGTTGAAGTAAAAATTCTCAGCGATTCCATAGTTTTTAAAGAAGATGAAGATAAGATAGTTGCGATAGCTGACATAAGGCCGGTTGTACATAAAAAAGACGAAAATGATAAATTTGTATATTTTTTTAATTCTATTCCCATGTTAATTTACGAAGGAAGTATCACGAAGAATTCAAGGTCTGTAACATTCGATGGTGACATTATAATAAACGGAAATGTTGAAAAAGGTAATCAAATAATTGCTTCAGGAAATGTTCAGATACTTGGTTCAGTTTACGAATCAGTAGTTCAGGGAGGGCAAAATATTATTATCCATGGCGGAATTGTTGATAGCCAGTTACATGCCGGTTTTTTACCAGGAAACATTTTTGATAAAATAGAACTTCACGCCGTAAATCTTATTGTTGAGAAATTATCGGCAATTTTTGTCCATATTAAAGAACTACCAACGGTTATGAATAATTCCAGACATTTAAGCGAGAAAATCAAATTAATCGAAACCTTAAAAGAAGAGTTAAAAACATCATCAAGAGAAATAAGTATGATACGCAGTTCAAATGTACTTCAAAATCTTCTGGAGCATTTAAAGAGTCTCGTTAAAACGCTCAACAACATTTTGGATTACGATATTATTGGTCTTATAAAACATTTAAATTCATTAAAAGAAATTTATGAAAAAATCCTCTTCATATCAAGGATTTTAGCCGAGGAACATGAAAACAAGGGGCGTATACTTGCAAAATGGGTTCATGACAGCAAAATTTATGCTATGAAGGACGTAATTATAACCTCAGAAGCAGGTTGTTATAATACAAAAATTTCTACAAATGGTTCAGTTTCCATTAATGGTAAGGTTAAAATGAGCACGATCGAATTTGACAAAAATATCTTTGTAAAAGAAGCCGGATCGCACGGCGTCGGCAGTTACGTATTATTAAAGGGAAGTAAAAATTCAATAGTAAAAATCCTTTACGGCTATGAAGGAGTCGAATTATACTTTGATAAAATAGGCTACAAATTAAAAAATGGTGAAAAAATAAAATTATATTTAGACAAAGATGAAAAAGTCGTTGAAGACATTATTTAA